A stretch of the Papaver somniferum cultivar HN1 chromosome 6, ASM357369v1, whole genome shotgun sequence genome encodes the following:
- the LOC113288083 gene encoding rho GDP-dissociation inhibitor 1-like, whose protein sequence is MGLDKDKDGEEEVHKTEEEEELNRQTSQASLDVTTDQEDDEEDDEERTIELGPQRTLKEQLEKDKEDESLRRWKEQLLGSVDLNSVGETLDPDVKILSLSINSPGRDAIVLPIPEEGNPKGLWFTLKENSRYSLEFSFKVSNNIVSGLKYTNTVWKTAVKVDSTKEMLGTFSPQEEPYKHEMPEETTPSGIFARGQYSAKTKFLDDDNKCYLEIDYTFDIRKDWASR, encoded by the exons ATGGGATTGGATAAAGATAAAGATGGTGAAGAGGAAGTTCataaaacagaagaagaagaagaacttaaTAGACAAACGAGTCAGGCTTCATTGGATGTAACAACAGAtcaagaggatgatgaagaagatgatgaagagcgAACAATCGAGTTGGGTCCTCAGCGCACCCTCAAAGAACAACTTGAAAAGGATAAGGAAGATGAGAGTCTAAGGAGGTGGAAAGAGCAGCTTCTTGGGAGTGTGGACTTGAATTCTGTTGGAG AAACGTTGGACCCAGATGTGAAGATTTTGAGTCTTTCAATCAATTCCCCTGGTAGAGATGCGATTGTTCTTCCAATTCCTGAGGAAGGAAACCCCAAGGGATTATGGTTTACTTTGAAAGAAAATAGCCGTTACAGCCTTGAGTTCTCTTTTAAAGTCAGCAATAACATTGTATCTGGCCTGAAATATACCAACACAGTATGGAAAACTGCTGTCAAGG TGGACAGCACAAAAGAGATGCTTGGGACTTTCAGTCCGCAGGAAGAGCCTTATAAACATGAAATGCCTGAAGAAACCACACCTTCGGGTATATTTGCTAGGGGACAATATTCAGCAAAAACAAAG TTTTTGGATGATGATAACAAGTGCTACTTAGAGATCGACTACACTTTTGATATTCGTAAAGACTGGGCATCTAGATGA